The proteins below are encoded in one region of Clostridium estertheticum:
- a CDS encoding SDR family oxidoreductase, with translation MKDVCVITGGGSGMGFAAAKLAGKDHYIIISGRTIEKLKSAVDELKAEGIEAEAFACDVSDFESVTRLAERAAEVGKIAAVIHSAGLSPHMGDAQKIMEVNALGTINVNEVFSSKMGKKTCILDIASTSGYMLPEETLPVSNYELSFTDKNQFIKKMVDSVKHFPEDMHANIAYPISKNFVIWYAKKCAALYGDKGIRVVSVSPGNIETPMGKLESEEADKLTKLCAIKRFGYAQEVAYLINSCIDKRNGFLTGTDILCDGGLISSMKSMKK, from the coding sequence ATGAAAGATGTATGTGTAATCACTGGTGGCGGAAGTGGAATGGGATTTGCAGCAGCTAAACTGGCGGGAAAAGATCATTATATAATTATTTCAGGAAGAACTATTGAAAAATTAAAATCAGCAGTTGATGAGTTAAAAGCAGAAGGAATTGAGGCAGAAGCTTTTGCTTGTGATGTATCAGATTTTGAATCGGTTACAAGATTGGCTGAGCGTGCGGCTGAAGTTGGAAAAATTGCTGCTGTCATTCATTCAGCAGGGTTATCACCGCATATGGGTGATGCACAAAAGATTATGGAAGTTAATGCACTTGGAACTATTAATGTGAATGAGGTTTTTAGTTCTAAAATGGGAAAAAAAACCTGTATTCTGGATATTGCATCTACTTCGGGATATATGTTGCCAGAGGAGACTTTACCTGTATCAAATTATGAATTAAGTTTTACAGATAAAAATCAATTTATAAAAAAAATGGTAGACTCAGTAAAGCATTTTCCAGAAGATATGCATGCAAATATTGCGTATCCCATATCTAAAAATTTCGTGATCTGGTATGCAAAGAAATGTGCAGCATTATATGGAGATAAAGGAATCCGTGTTGTATCAGTATCTCCAGGAAATATTGAGACACCGATGGGAAAATTAGAATCTGAAGAAGCAGATAAATTAACAAAGTTGTGTGCAATTAAACGATTTGGCTATGCCCAGGAAGTTGCATATTTAATTAATTCTTGTATTGATAAAAGAAATGGATTTTTAACGGGTACGGACATACTTTGTGATGGAGGATTAATATCTAGTATGAAATCAATGAAA